CCGTGTTCTGATAAAAGGTGAGCGTTTCCGTTTAAATTACATTCTTGAAGGTTGGACAGATGGCGAGAGACAATACCCAGCACCTTTAAAGGTTCTTACTGCTGCTTATGCCATTCATCTTGATGTCAACGCTCGCCAGGGTAAAACTGGTTATGACCCTAACTGGGGGAAATTTTCCGAACTGGCTAAGGATCTTGAAACCAGTCCGCTTTACGTTTTTGCGTATCTAAATCGATGGGTTCGCAATCAAGGAGTTGAAACGGCTCGGATTGAGAAAATCAAACTGTATGCCCACCGCTTTTATCCTTGTTTTGATCCTTACGTTGAATTTGACGCTGAAACCGCAACATTAATGGTAAAAAATGAGGTTAAATCTAGCATGAACCATCCGAAGAAATTGACGGAACTATACTGCCGATTTTACCGCGCCAATAAGCGCTACAATCCCAAGGCAAATGCAGTTTTAAAGCCGATAGATGTGGCGGCAGATACCCTTCTCAAAGCCGATCCAAGTTTTGAAGGCGAGGCATTAGTTCATGTAGTGGCGGCAGAAGTATTTAAGTTAATGGATCGCGTTCGCGCTTCGCGTGCGGAAGGCTTTGCGGTGATAAGCAACCGAGAGGAAGAACGCGAAGCGATTTTAGATTTTGCTCGCTACTTTGTTGTGGATGTATTTGAGCAAGCTTTTGCCGGCGATCGCGCTCGTTTAGCTGGCCGTCAGCTTAACTTGTACAAAGATACTTGCGAATTTTTATATCGTTTGGAGAACGATAAATACAATAAAGCGCAAGACAACAAAAATGCCGAGGAAGAATCTGAGGCAACAGAGGAATAGTAGGGACGCAGCAATGCGGTGTCTCTATCCAAAGTACCCACTTGAAAATTTTTGCTCAAAAAATATCAATTCATTAGAGGTAAATTATGGCTTTGCTAAAAACGGTTGATTCTAAAGCTTTCCATGACGAAATTCCCTACAAACCAATGGGAAAATACGCTCACTTTCTGACTGTGCGCGTCACAGAATCTTACCCGCTGTTTCAAACGGATGGCGAATTAAATAAAGCGCGAGTGCGTGCCGGCATTCAAGAAGCAAAACCGATTAGCCGGCTCACCATGTTTAAGCGCAAACAGTCCACCCCAGAGCGTTTAGTCGGTCGGGAATTGCTGCGGAATTACGGCTTGATGACAGCCGAAGATTGCGAATATAATGTTAAATTCGCCATGAATAATCCCGATTGCATTATTTACGGCTTTGCTATTGGTGACTCTGGTTCTGAGAAATCTAAGGTGGTTGTTGATACAGCGTTTTCAATTACAGGTTTTGATGAATCGCACGAAACTTTCACGCTCAATGCCCCTTTTGAAAATGGGACAATGGCATCTAAAGGGGAAGGAGATTCAAAAGTAGGGGAAGTGACTAGCCGAATTAACCAGCAAGATCACATTAAGCCCCAAGTTTTCTTTCCCAGCATCGTCACTCTAAAAGATCCAACTGAAGCTGGCTTTTTATACGTTTTCAACAACATTCTTCGCACCCGCCATTATGGGGCACAAACAACGCGAACAGGGCGCGTGCGAAATGAGTTGGTCGGAGTTATTTTTGCGGATGGGGAAATTACAAGTAACCTGCGCTGGACTCAGGCAATTTACGATCAATTGCAAAGTGAAGGAAAAATAAACTCCGCAGATCCGCTGAATGAAGATGATGCGCTAGCTGCTGCCAGAAGTACAATTCAAACCTTAATGTCCGAGGAATTTATTGTGCATACAGATTTTTTGGGAGAGCAATTTTCTCCTT
This DNA window, taken from Microcoleus sp. FACHB-68, encodes the following:
- the cas7d gene encoding type I-D CRISPR-associated protein Cas7/Csc2, which gives rise to MALLKTVDSKAFHDEIPYKPMGKYAHFLTVRVTESYPLFQTDGELNKARVRAGIQEAKPISRLTMFKRKQSTPERLVGRELLRNYGLMTAEDCEYNVKFAMNNPDCIIYGFAIGDSGSEKSKVVVDTAFSITGFDESHETFTLNAPFENGTMASKGEGDSKVGEVTSRINQQDHIKPQVFFPSIVTLKDPTEAGFLYVFNNILRTRHYGAQTTRTGRVRNELVGVIFADGEITSNLRWTQAIYDQLQSEGKINSADPLNEDDALAAARSTIQTLMSEEFIVHTDFLGEQFSPLLNEVKALTGSETGIQAILQKADEEAKAYAKKHIKQKPEGEKAKAGKSGK